One Ignavibacterium album JCM 16511 genomic region harbors:
- a CDS encoding response regulator translates to MESILIVDDDVNLCKVLSEELSEVGYEVNYVNNGFEALDFLKKKSVDLMLLDLKMPGIDGFEVLKEMEFRDLKAKVIVLTAYADVKSVIDSAKMGANDFLSKPYDFDELLITIRKVLQKE, encoded by the coding sequence ATGGAATCTATTCTGATAGTTGATGACGATGTAAATTTATGCAAAGTACTCAGTGAAGAACTTTCAGAAGTTGGTTATGAAGTAAATTATGTTAATAACGGTTTTGAAGCATTAGATTTTCTGAAGAAAAAATCAGTTGATCTAATGCTTCTTGACCTTAAAATGCCGGGCATTGATGGTTTTGAAGTTTTAAAAGAAATGGAATTCCGAGATCTCAAAGCAAAAGTAATTGTTCTTACAGCTTATGCAGATGTTAAAAGTGTTATCGACTCAGCTAAAATGGGTGCGAATGATTTCCTCAGCAAACCTTACGATTTTGACGAGCTATTGATTACAATCAGAAAAGTGCTCCAAAAAGAGTAG
- a CDS encoding response regulator: protein MKISFRILLINFTVVVIILLSAATVFYSLIFNTLNSQQTKNLINSSNSFIYSFQKLLSDLDEELLSFLENKNKTELINSRSLDFVISVKEDEKTIGNIYLSKNVLINPDIKTISKFLESNPLAIVKRKEFEGQTYIYGKIINAAFVDDIAQRINAEVAVIWESSAAELSNPTVNREYLYLINTAYNYLKNKNSFQIYTEGTKASDILATLYKTSSDEVLKTNLSFLIFNKMGEAATLRDTLKNVLFIIGFVGIIISLILSYLLTNKIRRQIGELSYATEEIRSGNYNTRVPVKGKDEVARLGDAFNLMLDEIVKNQKEMNDYTEFITLINQNPSLTEISEAALRKIINTCGFTVGAIYSVDDSEISFITSFGLGNNKFSGENNIFYKKVIESKEPLTIESENFLPVASTGIFDIKIKYLHIRPVIYSNKVVAVLEFGSLNKPTNDAINYLSKIQEQLAIGLTNAKAFVQLENFVKELSRLNEEMQKQNEQIKDQNKTLIELSEQLQEKAKELEVQKQKAEESTKLKSQFLASMSHELRTPMNSILGLTELILDKAQLDDKNRERLEVVLKSGKRLMNLINDILDLSKIEAGKMEIREEEILLEELIEDVASTIQPLVYDKGLRFTINRKCDTRIIITTDKGRVTQVLINLLGNAVKFTDKGNIELSVAVTDDNYLVFSVSDTGIGIPEEAQKFIFEEFRQVDGSTTRRYSGTGLGLTISKKIIDLLGGKIWVKSIVGKGSIFSFTIPVNYRSDNRNIAFDTDSLEVAKRNTNKPILVIDDDPDVRFTIGQYLTTRGYEVIFASDAESGIKLAVENKPFAITLDVILPDKDGWSALKELKENPATKDIPVILVSFVGDKSIGVGLGAFDYLVKPITADNLLAAFDKLEASTQKKIQKIVIVDDDELEFEKFKREFRAENISIEYIQDSEYAFNKISEVQPDLIIIDLLMPKVDGISLTHKLKSSRTTRNIPIIISTAKDLTDDEKKSLNLIVEHIAVKSQGHPMDVLKIVRDRIKLQEESKQFSTIKQHIKKDDSETISSRKNISKEHEEILIVDDDPDTLFTMNELVQSMGYKTYLAKSGSECLKMLDHIKPDLILLDIMMPGMDGFQTLKNIRLNKAISDVPVFAVTAKAMSGDKEVILKFGFNDYIPKPVNSTIISSKIIQLFSKAKQNNL from the coding sequence ATGAAAATAAGCTTTCGAATACTGCTAATAAATTTCACTGTAGTAGTTATCATTCTTCTTTCAGCCGCCACAGTTTTTTACTCTCTGATTTTTAATACACTCAACTCTCAGCAAACTAAAAATTTAATCAATTCATCAAATAGTTTTATTTATTCTTTTCAGAAATTGTTATCTGATCTTGATGAGGAACTCTTATCATTTCTTGAGAATAAAAATAAAACTGAACTTATTAATTCTCGTTCGCTGGACTTTGTTATTTCAGTTAAGGAAGATGAAAAAACGATCGGGAATATTTATTTATCTAAAAATGTTTTAATCAATCCTGATATAAAAACTATTTCTAAATTTCTGGAATCTAATCCGCTTGCAATTGTTAAAAGAAAAGAATTCGAAGGACAGACTTATATTTATGGTAAAATAATAAATGCAGCTTTTGTTGATGATATTGCACAAAGAATAAATGCAGAAGTGGCAGTAATCTGGGAAAGCTCAGCGGCAGAGCTTTCAAATCCAACTGTAAACAGAGAATATCTTTATCTTATTAACACGGCATATAATTATTTAAAGAACAAAAACAGTTTTCAGATCTACACAGAGGGAACCAAAGCTTCCGATATTCTTGCAACTTTATACAAAACAAGCTCTGATGAAGTCTTAAAGACCAATTTATCCTTTCTGATTTTTAACAAGATGGGTGAAGCGGCAACTCTTAGAGATACTTTAAAAAATGTCTTGTTCATCATCGGATTTGTTGGAATAATTATCTCACTGATTCTTTCTTATCTGCTTACAAACAAAATCCGAAGACAAATCGGTGAGCTTAGTTACGCAACAGAAGAAATCCGGAGCGGAAATTATAACACAAGAGTTCCTGTTAAAGGTAAGGATGAAGTTGCGAGATTAGGCGATGCATTTAATCTTATGCTCGATGAGATTGTAAAAAATCAGAAAGAGATGAATGACTATACAGAGTTTATAACCCTTATTAACCAAAATCCTTCACTAACAGAAATTTCGGAAGCTGCACTAAGAAAGATTATTAATACCTGCGGATTTACTGTTGGTGCAATTTACTCAGTGGATGATAGTGAGATTAGTTTTATTACTTCGTTCGGACTTGGCAATAATAAATTTTCCGGCGAGAATAATATCTTTTATAAAAAAGTTATTGAATCAAAGGAACCACTAACTATTGAATCTGAGAATTTTCTTCCGGTTGCTTCAACCGGAATTTTCGATATCAAAATCAAATATCTTCATATCAGACCGGTGATTTATTCAAACAAAGTTGTTGCTGTTTTGGAATTTGGTTCATTGAACAAACCAACCAATGATGCTATAAACTACCTTTCGAAAATTCAGGAACAACTTGCAATCGGATTAACTAATGCAAAAGCTTTTGTGCAACTTGAAAATTTTGTTAAAGAATTGAGCCGTCTGAATGAAGAAATGCAAAAGCAAAACGAACAGATTAAAGATCAGAATAAAACTTTGATTGAGCTTTCTGAACAATTGCAGGAAAAAGCAAAAGAACTTGAAGTTCAGAAACAAAAAGCTGAAGAATCAACAAAGTTAAAATCGCAATTCCTTGCAAGTATGTCGCACGAACTCAGAACACCAATGAATTCAATTCTGGGTTTGACTGAATTGATTCTTGATAAAGCTCAGCTGGATGATAAAAACCGCGAGAGACTTGAGGTAGTCTTAAAAAGTGGAAAGAGATTGATGAATCTTATAAACGATATTCTTGATTTGTCCAAGATCGAAGCCGGTAAAATGGAAATCCGTGAAGAAGAAATTCTGCTTGAAGAATTAATTGAAGATGTTGCATCCACTATTCAACCTCTTGTTTATGATAAAGGTCTTCGCTTTACAATCAATCGTAAATGCGATACTAGAATAATTATTACAACTGATAAAGGAAGAGTAACTCAGGTTTTAATTAATCTGCTCGGTAATGCAGTTAAGTTTACTGATAAAGGAAATATAGAGTTAAGCGTTGCAGTGACTGATGATAATTATCTCGTATTTTCAGTAAGTGATACTGGTATTGGAATTCCTGAAGAAGCACAAAAATTTATTTTTGAAGAATTCAGACAAGTTGACGGTTCAACAACAAGAAGATACAGCGGAACAGGATTGGGTTTAACGATTTCAAAGAAGATTATTGATTTACTCGGTGGCAAAATCTGGGTTAAAAGCATTGTCGGCAAAGGGTCAATCTTTTCTTTCACTATTCCTGTTAACTATCGGAGTGATAATCGTAATATTGCATTTGATACAGATTCACTCGAAGTTGCTAAAAGAAATACTAACAAACCAATTCTTGTAATTGATGATGATCCTGATGTTCGGTTTACAATCGGGCAATATTTAACCACAAGAGGATACGAAGTTATTTTCGCTTCTGATGCTGAAAGTGGAATTAAGCTTGCAGTTGAGAATAAACCATTTGCAATTACTCTGGATGTAATTCTTCCGGATAAAGATGGCTGGTCTGCGTTAAAAGAACTAAAAGAAAATCCAGCGACAAAAGACATTCCCGTTATTCTTGTTTCATTCGTTGGTGATAAAAGTATCGGTGTTGGATTAGGTGCTTTCGATTATCTTGTTAAGCCAATTACTGCCGATAATCTTCTTGCAGCATTTGATAAGCTTGAAGCATCTACTCAGAAAAAAATTCAGAAAATTGTAATAGTAGATGATGATGAACTTGAGTTTGAAAAATTCAAAAGAGAATTCCGGGCTGAAAATATTTCAATTGAATATATACAGGATAGCGAGTATGCTTTCAATAAAATTTCTGAAGTTCAACCGGACCTTATAATTATAGATTTACTGATGCCAAAAGTTGACGGAATCTCTCTTACACATAAACTTAAATCCAGCAGAACAACTAGAAATATTCCTATCATAATTAGCACAGCAAAAGATTTGACTGATGATGAAAAGAAATCCCTTAATTTGATAGTTGAACATATTGCAGTAAAATCTCAGGGACATCCAATGGATGTTTTGAAAATTGTTCGCGACAGAATCAAACTTCAGGAAGAATCAAAACAATTTTCTACAATTAAGCAACACATCAAGAAAGATGATTCTGAAACAATTTCAAGTCGTAAAAACATTTCGAAAGAACATGAAGAAATTTTAATTGTCGATGATGATCCTGATACACTTTTTACAATGAATGAATTAGTGCAGTCAATGGGCTATAAAACATATCTGGCAAAATCTGGTAGTGAATGTCTTAAAATGCTGGATCATATCAAACCCGATTTAATTTTGTTGGATATTATGATGCCCGGAATGGATGGTTTTCAAACACTAAAGAATATTCGGTTGAATAAAGCAATTTCCGATGTCCCGGTTTTTGCAGTAACTGCAAAAGCAATGTCCGGTGATAAAGAAGTAATACTTAAGTTTGGATTTAATGATTACATACCAAAACCAGTTAACTCAACGATAATATCATCAAAGATTATTCAACTTTTCTCAAAAGCTAAACAAAATAATTTATGA
- a CDS encoding response regulator transcription factor → MKRILVIDDLPENVFMLQDRLEHEGYEVITAYNGSTGIEKALTELPDLILLDVMMPDITGIEVCRRLVNDPKTKDIPIILVTAKSGAEDTKEGLEAGAFDYIKKPFNRVELLARVKSALKLSEAHKLLLEAEKRDTFMATVVTANHKIKQPLTLLSLSSTAIKRELEKDEISKEMILKRMNYIDIAIKEITEVLNQLNEIRTPILSKYTSDIKMVKLDEEQSDENKNIIE, encoded by the coding sequence ATGAAAAGAATTTTAGTAATTGATGATTTACCAGAAAATGTTTTTATGCTTCAGGACCGATTGGAGCATGAAGGTTATGAAGTAATAACTGCATACAATGGTTCAACTGGTATTGAAAAAGCATTGACAGAATTACCTGATTTAATCTTACTTGATGTTATGATGCCCGATATTACCGGAATAGAAGTTTGCCGTCGTCTTGTAAACGATCCCAAAACTAAAGATATCCCAATTATTCTTGTTACAGCAAAATCAGGTGCAGAAGATACCAAAGAAGGACTTGAAGCCGGAGCTTTTGATTATATTAAAAAGCCATTCAACCGGGTTGAGCTTCTTGCAAGAGTTAAATCAGCTTTGAAATTATCTGAAGCACACAAGCTTCTGCTTGAAGCAGAAAAGCGTGATACTTTTATGGCAACAGTTGTAACGGCAAATCATAAAATCAAACAACCACTGACTTTATTAAGCTTATCATCAACTGCAATAAAAAGAGAATTAGAGAAAGATGAAATTTCAAAGGAGATGATTTTAAAGCGAATGAATTATATCGATATTGCAATCAAAGAAATTACGGAAGTATTAAATCAACTTAATGAAATAAGAACACCGATACTTTCGAAATATACTTCTGATATTAAGATGGTAAAGTTGGATGAGGAGCAGTCCGATGAGAATAAAAATATAATTGAATAA
- a CDS encoding hybrid sensor histidine kinase/response regulator, protein MLYERDDKRQYIYFDPQNVISSKEEIEKVLSYNSSFITKWLDINRRPLLALNHHNNIGYGIVQSLNCESVCIAPCYFDNVLESEIILGKLDSTFSSSHISIVEQFSTILSFAISHIKTRELNQALESRLLQAQKLETIGKLSSGMAHDFNNLLSSIFGSLNLLRNRVPSTESVTRLIDNIENCSIRAKDLTKGLLSFGKPTPKRKEIVYPNLLLNELTRVIIQTFPKNITIEEKIESNLHSILGNSTEIYQILLNLCVNAREAIEGKGKITISAENILIDEKNSINFPLFDKGKYVKLSVSDTGVGIDEENLSKIFDPYFSTKQKETGSGLGLYVTYGIIKAHNGHVDVSSKVGEGTTFDVYIPAFEPNKIDKTKAGNKIIMLADDEEMLSDILGEMLETYGYYVVKVKSSEEVIQVLTEEIKVDLLIIDYNMPEMNGLQCVSELRKRNFNMPVILSSGSLSFDDEELKKVNIQSKLLKPYEFETMLKTIQELL, encoded by the coding sequence GTGCTTTATGAAAGAGATGATAAGCGTCAGTACATCTATTTTGATCCTCAGAATGTAATTTCATCAAAAGAAGAAATTGAAAAAGTTTTGAGTTACAATTCTTCTTTCATCACAAAATGGCTCGATATAAACAGAAGACCTTTACTCGCTTTAAATCATCATAATAATATTGGCTATGGGATTGTTCAGTCCCTTAATTGTGAATCAGTTTGCATTGCTCCGTGCTATTTTGATAATGTTCTTGAGTCTGAAATAATTCTTGGAAAATTAGACAGTACTTTCTCATCATCACACATCAGTATAGTGGAACAATTCTCGACTATACTTTCATTCGCAATAAGTCATATTAAAACCCGTGAATTGAATCAGGCACTAGAATCAAGATTATTACAGGCGCAAAAACTCGAAACAATCGGGAAACTTTCAAGCGGAATGGCTCACGATTTTAATAATCTGCTATCAAGTATTTTCGGAAGTCTGAATCTGCTCAGGAACAGAGTGCCTTCAACGGAATCGGTAACAAGATTAATTGACAATATAGAGAACTGCTCAATTCGTGCTAAGGACCTTACAAAGGGACTATTATCATTCGGGAAACCAACTCCTAAGAGAAAAGAAATTGTTTATCCGAATCTCTTATTAAACGAATTAACAAGAGTTATTATTCAAACATTTCCTAAAAACATCACAATAGAAGAAAAAATTGAAAGTAATCTTCATAGTATTCTTGGAAACAGTACAGAAATTTATCAGATACTGTTAAACCTTTGTGTTAATGCCCGAGAAGCAATTGAAGGCAAAGGTAAGATTACAATTTCCGCAGAGAATATTCTGATTGATGAGAAGAACTCAATTAACTTCCCTCTGTTTGATAAAGGAAAATATGTAAAGCTCTCTGTAAGCGATACAGGCGTTGGAATTGATGAAGAAAATTTATCAAAAATATTTGATCCTTATTTTTCAACAAAGCAAAAGGAAACCGGCTCAGGGTTGGGCTTATATGTTACTTACGGAATAATAAAAGCACACAATGGTCATGTCGATGTTTCAAGCAAAGTTGGCGAAGGGACAACTTTCGATGTTTACATTCCTGCGTTTGAACCGAATAAAATTGATAAAACAAAAGCAGGTAACAAAATAATAATGCTCGCAGATGATGAAGAAATGTTAAGCGATATCCTTGGAGAAATGCTTGAAACTTATGGCTACTATGTTGTTAAAGTAAAATCATCTGAAGAAGTTATTCAGGTTCTAACCGAAGAAATAAAAGTAGATTTACTGATAATTGATTATAATATGCCTGAAATGAACGGACTACAATGCGTATCAGAATTAAGAAAAAGAAATTTTAATATGCCGGTTATACTTTCTTCAGGAAGCTTAAGTTTTGATGATGAGGAATTGAAAAAAGTAAATATTCAAAGCAAACTTCTGAAACCTTATGAATTCGAAACTATGCTAAAGACTATTCAGGAGCTGTTGTAA
- a CDS encoding DDE-type integrase/transposase/recombinase, with protein sequence MWVEPEIRDSVVKQITYLSFRSGIPVKKLLPIIGLCRVKFYKWVKRSGTANNHNGKIPKTHWLTPDEVKLIEDFAREHYSESDYFLKDGYRRVAYKMLDLNIVAVSPSSVYRILKKAGLLNKWNTEKSNLKATGFKQPDFPHKHWHVDIKYLNFNGTFLFLISVLDGYSRYALHHEVRHTMNEYDVQLTVQNAKEKFPLARPRIISDNGAQFISKEFKQFIKDAEFTHVKTSVNYPQANGKIERYHRTISEECLRIKSPVSFDDFKIYIEDYVNFYNTKRLHASLNYLTPEDYLLGRKEIRITQRELKLEKAELNRASYWKTLEQAA encoded by the coding sequence ATGTGGGTTGAACCAGAAATAAGAGATTCGGTAGTAAAACAGATTACATATCTTTCATTTAGAAGTGGAATACCGGTAAAAAAACTACTGCCAATTATCGGATTATGCAGAGTTAAGTTTTACAAATGGGTAAAAAGATCCGGCACAGCCAATAATCATAACGGAAAGATACCAAAGACTCATTGGTTAACGCCTGATGAAGTAAAGCTAATAGAAGACTTTGCAAGAGAACATTATTCTGAGAGTGATTATTTTCTTAAAGACGGTTACCGCAGAGTTGCTTATAAAATGCTGGACTTAAATATCGTTGCAGTCAGTCCATCCTCTGTTTATCGTATTCTAAAGAAGGCTGGTCTATTAAACAAGTGGAATACTGAGAAAAGCAATCTTAAAGCAACGGGATTTAAGCAACCTGATTTTCCGCATAAACACTGGCACGTGGATATTAAATATTTGAACTTTAACGGAACATTCTTATTCCTTATTTCTGTGCTTGATGGTTACTCACGATATGCACTTCATCACGAGGTAAGGCATACTATGAATGAATATGATGTACAACTTACGGTTCAAAATGCAAAGGAAAAGTTTCCATTAGCCAGACCAAGAATTATATCAGATAATGGAGCTCAGTTTATCTCAAAAGAATTTAAGCAGTTTATTAAAGATGCTGAATTTACTCACGTAAAAACATCGGTTAATTATCCACAGGCTAACGGTAAAATTGAACGCTATCATAGAACAATTAGCGAAGAATGTTTAAGAATAAAATCACCTGTTAGCTTTGATGACTTTAAGATTTATATCGAAGATTACGTAAACTTCTACAACACTAAAAGACTTCACGCTTCACTTAATTATCTAACACCAGAAGATTATCTGTTAGGCAGAAAAGAAATTAGAATTACTCAAAGAGAATTAAAATTAGAAAAAGCTGAACTAAACAGAGCCAGTTATTGGAAAACTTTGGAACAAGCAGCTTAA